In Belonocnema kinseyi isolate 2016_QV_RU_SX_M_011 chromosome 4, B_treatae_v1, whole genome shotgun sequence, a single window of DNA contains:
- the LOC117170958 gene encoding vacuolar protein sorting-associated protein 18 homolog yields MVLCTFVPASDTCNTCDGQLLLRPFYVFPCGHRFHSDCLVAALTPMLSLEQQTKLADLQRQFTVVSNKSDETISTDGSTSMSTKDQIKADIDDLIASECLYCGELMIESIDKPFIEEGDYERVMKEWA; encoded by the exons ATGTACTTTCGTGCCTGCGAGTGATACTTGTAACACTTGTGATGGTCAGCTTTTGCTCAGACCTTTCTACGTTTTTCCCTGTGGACATCGATTTCACAGCGATTGTCTAGTCGCAGCTTTAACCCCTATGTTGTCGTTGGAACAACAAACTAAATTAGCCGACCTTCAGCGACAGTTCACTGTAGTTTCTAATAAATCAGACGAAACTATTTCTACAGACGGATCGACTTCTATGTCTACGAAAGATCAAATTAAAGCTGATATTGATGATTTGATAGCTTCGGAATGTTTGTATTGTGGAGAATTAATGATAGA gtcCATTGACAAACCTTTCATCGAGGAAGGAGATTACGAGAGAGTGATGAAAGAATGGGCCTAA